The Erigeron canadensis isolate Cc75 chromosome 4, C_canadensis_v1, whole genome shotgun sequence genome window below encodes:
- the LOC122596355 gene encoding NAC domain-containing protein 6-like, translating to MDPTYMELELPGFRFHPTEEELLDFYLKKMVTGKNVHNIIGYLNLYRYDPWVLPGLSKIGEREWYFFVPRDRKNGSGGRPNRCTENGFWKATGSDRKIFSLSDPKKLLGLKKTLVFYQGRAPRGSKTDWIMNEYRLPDTYPLAKEIVLCKIYRKATSMKVLEERAAMEEDNNTLQVTSPLSPEETISFDTKSDPFPATPMESCHVASDQDPLHFMDMKLKKECLPPLETPTQSSDVASDDLCKTLLFTFDEKLKEEPDAISDANNSDNYRTTNKVSTLRLPTGEGIMQELQLPKMTTDWTQDSFWTQLCSPWMDNIMLASPYANILNF from the exons ATGGATCCAACTTACATGGAGCTCGAGTTGCCCGGTTTCCGTTTTCATCCTACGGAAGAAGAGCTACTCGAtttttacctaaaaaaaatGGTTACTGGGAAGAATGTGCACAATATTATCGGATATCTCAACCTTTACCGCTATGACCCTTGGGTATTACCAG GGTTGTCAAAGATTGGTGAAAGAGAATGGTACTTTTTTGTGCCAAGAGATAGGAAGAATGGGAGTGGAGGGAGACCTAACAGATGCACCGAAAATGGTTTTTGGAAGGCAACTGGGTCCGATCGTAAGATATTTAGCTTATCGGACCCAAAGAAGCTTCTCGGGCTGAAGAAGACTCTGGTCTTTTACCAAGGCAGGGCACCTAGAGGAAGCAAAACAGATTGGATTATGAACGAGTATCGTTTACCTGATACTTATCCATTAGCCAAG GAGATAGTTTTGTGTAAAATATATAGAAAGGCAACTTCAATGAAGGTTTTGGAGGAAAGGGCCGCAATGGAAGAAGATAACAATACACTTCAAGTAACATCTCCTCTATCTCCCGAGGAAACCATCTCATTTGACACAAAGTCTGACCCATTTCCGGCGACGCCAATGGAATCATGCCATGTCGCATCTGACCAAGACCCGTTACACTTCATGGACATGAAACTGAAAAAGGAATGTCTGCCACCTCTAGAAACGCCAACACAATCCTCCGATGTGGCATCTGACGACCTATGCAAGACCTTGTTGTTTACGTTTGATGAGAAACTGAAAGAAGAACCGGATGCAATTAGCGATGCAAACAACAGTGACAATTATCGTACTACTAACAAAGTTTCAACTTTAAGATTACCAACAGGAGAGGGGATAATGCAGGAACTGCAATTGCCCAAAATGACCACGGATTGGACCCAAGACTCGTTTTGGACGCAATTATGCAGTCCATGGATGGACAATATAATGCTGGCTTCTCCTTATGCTAATATTCTTAATTTCTAA